One stretch of Podospora bellae-mahoneyi strain CBS 112042 chromosome 2, whole genome shotgun sequence DNA includes these proteins:
- a CDS encoding hypothetical protein (EggNog:ENOG503NVKS; COG:I), giving the protein MASIMSARQVLRLGNRLSVRSYSSAVKHEGARDVKRLGVIGAGQMGLGIALVAAMKAQVPVTLVDSSQKSLDKGLVFADTLLAKQVAKEKLTQSQADAARALLLPTTSLDALHEADFVIEAVPEIPSLKFELFSRLASIAPSHAVLATNTSSISITRIAAATQDPSKPLDTSASSRVVATHFMNPVPVQKGVEIISGLQTSPTTLATAVSFVEKMGKIVSYSVDSPGFLANRILMPYINEAIICLESGVGDRDSIDAIMKNGTNVPMGPLQLADFIGLDTCLAIMNVLHTETGDSKYRPSVLLKNYVAAGWLGKKSGKGFYEYAQKK; this is encoded by the exons ATGGCTTCTATCATGTCGGCTAGACAAGTGCTCCGTCTGGGCAACCGCCTCAGCGTTCGGTCTTACTCATCTGCTGTCAAGCATGAGGGCGCCCGCGATGTCAAGCGTCTCGGTGTTATCGGCGCGGGGCAGATG GGTCTCGGTATTGCCCTTGTGGCTGCCATGAAGGCCCAAGTCCCAGTTACCCTCGTCGACTCCAGCCAGAAGTCTTTGGATAAGGGCCTTGTCTTTGCTG ATACTCTTCTCGCCAAGCAAGTCGCAAAGGAGAAGCTCACTCAGTCCCAAGCTGATGCGGCGAgggccctcctcctccccaccacctccctcgacGCCCTCCACGAAGCCGACTTCGTCATCGAGGCCGTCCCAGAGATCCCCTCTCTCAAATTCGAGCTCTTTTCCCGCCTCGCCTCCATCGCTCCCTCCCATGCCGTCCTGGCGacaaacacctcctccatctccattaCCC GTattgccgccgccacccaggacccctccaaacctctcgacacctccgcctcctcccgcgTAGTAGCAACCCACTTCATGAACCCCGTCCCGGTCCAAAAAGGTGTCGAAATCATCTCCGGCCTCCagacctcccccaccaccctcgccaccgccgTCTCCTTCGTCGAGAAAATGGGTAAAATTGTCTCCTACTCCGTCGACTCCCCCGGTTTTCTTGCGAACCGCATCCTGATGCCCTACATCAACGAAGCAATCATCTGCCTCGAATCTGGCGTCGGAGACCGGGATTCCATCGACGCTATCATGAAGAATGGCACCAACGTCCCCATGGGTCCGCTCCAGTTGGCGGATTTCATTGGGCTTGATACTTGCCTCGCGATCATGAATGTCTTGCATACGGAAACGGGGGATAGCAAATATAGGCCGagtgtgttgttgaagaattATGTTGCGGCCgggtggttggggaagaagagtGGCAAGGGGTTTTATGAGTATGCCCAAAAGAAGTAA
- the TOF1 gene encoding Topoisomerase 1-associated factor 1 (BUSCO:EOG09260H81; EggNog:ENOG503NW6F; COG:L) — MEDNEIPNDTVHPEVRAHINSLVSALGGYSVDSDDDKYKLGDDALEVLRDLKKWIRFYDEKTNRMDVARCLAEANIVCTDLLQILALWPPSDNDSKYRSKVALACYELMVPLTWPIEKDPETMTVNHHRHLPVLQLAQLNYKRAIINFDAAQILNTAIRVALPSMALPIGDRTARDQGIIKLILYFLRNIAMISPPPGVNYEGDESQISRSALIDAFSFQDVFLAILTIASNMGEDFRTEDVIILEILFHLLKRVDSSKLFVSEKQLNKIKTDELTAAMNKEAAMLKSYNKKGPSRHSRFGTMIWVKRENGRTVTVSGQDALLDPAARERKMDGSKTFKAPRRARKDEADKELGPPVNLDERARQQLKDFVSDFLDSGFNPLFLHLQRSIDREASHVLESHKAQFFYLVSWFLEAERVRQQANKDQKKPAQPAAEDDVNTFNLVAGVLQPEMIITLNRYLDRAYTDKNWTQLTTVMRCFTQILLTIQEMTDSGNEEDEEIADNLLSNLFYEEKTHDTIASVARTFKDQGFEYLDACTELTHTFLRILEAYSKQNVDMQVRSRRRTRKKKKAKQAEAVVAGGTNSDAEEDEDLVNPVSDDDDEADARKAEHTSQERKFNFAQFATRFLPQGVVDTFVKFTHFYQDLSPEQLKRAHRYFYRVAFKHEMGTMLFRLDIISLFYNMIKGPQPLDSSIVGKSVYKEWEELVKQILRKCTKKLEERPALFVELLFSKEKQTAFYLEYGYERQTSSVSTNPRPGAELEFKDKMLEKEAQIAIVVGVLLDRNQTEWLEWVKKTLAEAESERRGWEGEQEARQSGATTDGEVVVGLLPEAPYTVIHPSNDKCRTAMFKNPHLRLLMKLVGFERLAPTLDETPDSVWIVPGRMSAYDLKENLNMINKAEFEPPTFEAGELAEDQLRRKSAGTKAAPRKRAAFDDGDDDDILDDGEEPLFAAGRLKSINPTGDRPKKLRRKRMTINSDGEEVEEVREIDEEEAAARAKARKLKQLEKLRKIKSEMYVRASDDESDEEADKEFFAREEERRQKVMAAYGGPAKEKEKEKPAGVEKSAWERLLDGDDSEEDDEDTVVEGPKSKKAVNRGSKRKSDAADLGDDEDVDMDRDDDDQENTADDESERSSSVASPPPAKRAAKKRKPSKKPVDDDGDEEMQSATQTSERSVGDQDKGGGEEDTDDDMPVAAPVRARPRVRAGFIVDSSDDE; from the exons ATGGAGGACAACGAGATCCCCAACGACACTGTGCACCCCGAGGTGCGGGCGCACATCAACAGTCTTGTTTCTGCG CTGGGTGGTTACAGTGTAGACAGCGATGACGACAAGTATAAACTCGGCGACGACGCCCTCGAAGTCCTGCGCGATCTGAAGAAATGGATTCGATTCTACGATGAGAAGACGAACCGCATGGACGTTGCGCGATGCCTCGCCGAAGCGAATATTGTCTGCACCGATCTCCTCCAGATTCTTGCTTTATGGCCGCCAAGCGACAATGATAGCAAATACAGGTCAAAGGTTGCGTTGGCGTGCTATGAGCTTATGGTACCGCTTACCTGGCCCATCGAGAAGGACCCCGAGACCATGACGgtcaaccaccacagacATCTGCCAGTGTTGCAGTTGGCGCAGCTGAATTACAAGAGGGCGATTATCAACTTTGATGCGGCGCAGATTTTGAATACGGCGATCAGGGTAGCGCTGCCGAGTATGGCTTTGCCGATTGGTGACAGAACAGCGAGAGATCAGGGTATCATCAAGCTGATTCTATACTTCCTGCGGAATATCGCCATGATTAGCCCGCCGCCAGGGGTCAACTACGAGGGGGACGAATCCCAGATTTCGAGGTCAGCGCTGATTGATGCCTTCTCGTTCCAAGATGTGTTCCTTGCCATCTTGACAATCGCATCGAACATGGGCGAGGACTTCCGGACGGAGGACGTCATTATCCTGGAGATATTATTCCACTTGCTCAAGAGGGTGGACTCGAGCAAGCTTTTTGTCAGCGAAAAGCAGCtgaacaagatcaagacGGACGAACTGACGGCCGCCATGAACAAGGAGGCGGCTATGCTGAAGTCTTACAACAAGAAGGGGCCATCAAGGCATAGTAGGTTTGGCACCATGATTtgggtgaagagggaaaATGGGAGAACAGTCACAGTTTCTGGTCAAGACGCATTACTCGACCCTGCTGCGCGAGAACGGAAGATGGACGGCTCCAAAACCTTCAAGGCACCAAGACGAGCAAGGAAAGACGAAGCGGACAAGGAGCTAGGTCCAcccgtcaacctcgacgaaCGCGCCCGTCAACAGCTCAAGGATTTTGTTTCTGACTTTCTCGACTCTGGCTTCAACCCCCtattcctccacctccagcgATCGATCGATCGAGAAGCGAGCCACGTTCTTGAAAGCCACAAGGCTCAGTTCTTCTATCTGGTATCATGGTTCCTGGAAGCTGAACGAGTACGCCAACAAGCCAACAAAGATCAAAAGAAGCCTGCCCAACCAGCAGCTGAAGATGATGTCAATACCTTCAACCTTGTCGCCGGTGTTCTGCAGCCCGAGATgatcatcaccctcaacaGATACCTCGATCGCGCCTACACGGACAAAAATTGGACCCAGCTGACGACCGTCATGCGTTGTTTTACCCAGATACTGCTCACCATCCAGGAGATGACCGACAGCGGcaacgaagaagacgaagaaatcgccgacaacctcctcagcaacctttTCTACGAAGAAAAAACCCACGATACCATCGCCAGCGTCGCGCGCACCTTCAAAGACCAAGGCTTCGAGTACCTCGACGCCTGCACCGAACTCACCCACACGTTCCTTCGCATCTTGGAAGCCTACTCCAAGCAAAACGTCGACATGCAAGTCCGCTCCCGGCGACGAAcccgcaagaagaagaaagccaAACAGGCCGAGGCTGTCGTCGCTGGGGGGACCAACTCGGACgcggaagaagacgaagaccTCGTCAACCCCGTCtcggatgacgacgacgaagccgaTGCCCGCAAGGCGGAGCATACCTCCCAAGAGCGCAAATTCAACTTTGCCCAGTTCGCCACGAGATTTCTACCCCAGGGTGTGGTTGACACATTTGTCAAGTTCACCCACTTTTACCAGGACCTCTCTCCCGAACAACTCAAGCGTGCGCATCGATATTTTTATCGGGTGGCGTTTAAGCATGAGATGGGGACTATGCTCTTCAGGCTGGACATCATCTCCCTGTTTTACAACATGATCAAGGGCCCTCAGCCACTTGATTCTTCCATTGTCGGGAAGTCGGTCTACAAAGAGTGGGAAGAGCTGGTGAAGCAAATTTTGAGGAAATGCACCAAGAAGCTAGAAGAGCGACCGGCGTTGTTTGTCGAGTTGTTGTTCAGCAAAGAAAAGCAAACGGCGTTTTACCTTGAGTACGGCTACGAGAGGCAGACGAGCTCGGTGTCGACAAACCCCCGGCCGGGGGCAGAGTTGGAGTTTAAAGACAAgatgctggagaaggaggcgcaGATTGCGattgtggtgggggtgttgcTGGATAGGAACCAGACGGAGTGGTTGGAGTGGGTGAAGAAGACTTTGGCGGAGGCGGAAAGTGAaagaagggggtgggagggggaacaGGAGGCGAGGCAGTCGGGGGCGACAAcggatggtgaggtggtggtggggttgttgcctGAGGCGCCGTATACTG TGATACACCCATCCAATGACAAGTGCCGAACGGCAATGTTCAAGAACCCGCATTTGAGGCTGTTGATGAAGCTAGTTGGATTTGAGAGGTTGGCGCCGACGTTGGATGAGACTCCGGATTCGGTCTGGATCGTTCCCGGAAGGATGAGCGCGTATGATCTAAAGGAAAATCTGAACATGATCAACAAGGCGGAGTTTGAGCCCCCTACTTTTGAGGCTGgggagctggcggaggatCAACTCCGCAGAAAATCTGCTGGGACAAAAGCtgcgccgaggaagagggcggcgtttgatgatggggatgatgatgatattttggatgatggggaagagcCGCTTTTTGCTGCGGGCCGGTTGAAGTCGATCAACCCTACGGGCGATAGGCCgaagaagttgaggaggaagaggatgacgataaatagtgatggggaggaggtggaggaggtgagggagattgatgaggaggaagcggcggcgagggcgaaggcgaggaagctAAAGCAGCTGGAGAAGTTAAGGAAGATCAAGAGTGAGATGTATGTGAGggcgagtgatgatgagtcggatgaggaggcggataAGGAGTTTTttgcgagggaggaggagaggaggcagaagGTGATGGCAGCGTATGGGGGGCCGgccaaggaaaaggagaaggagaagccggctggggtggagaagagcgcttgggagaggttgttggatggggatgatagtgaggaggatgatgaggatacggtggtggaggggccAAAGTCGAAGAAGGCCGTCAATAGGGGCAGCAAGAGAAAGTCAGATGCTGCTGATTTGGGAGACGATGAGGACGTTGATATGGatagagatgatgatgaccagGAGAATACGGCGGATGATGAAAGCGAGCGATCGTCCTCAGTAgcctcaccgccgccggctAAGCGAGCTGCCAAAAAGAGGAAGCCGAGCAAGAAGCcggttgacgatgatggcgatgaagaGATGCAATCTGCTACTCAGACAAGTGAAAGGAGTGTTGGTGATCAAGACAAGGGtggtggcgaggaagataccgacgacgacatgccCGTGGCTGCGCCAGTTCGAGCGCGACCGAGGGTTAGAGCAGGATTCATTGTGGATAGTAGCGATGACGAGTGA
- a CDS encoding hypothetical protein (COG:U; EggNog:ENOG503NUY9), whose protein sequence is MSSSHPPQPAASALPAGGLNVLSPAPIQTESSPLLPKPPSASSSSSEAVSEAGTETEESTLIAQPLSPARLYITLTSSYLGVFLGAVDASIIVTLSGPIASEFQSLSLLSWLAASYLIANAACQPLSGRLTDIFGRGPGLVFSNLMFGLGNLICGLAKNEQQIILGRVISGVGGGGLMSISTFLATDLVPLKKRGVVQGLGNIAYGTGAMLGGVFGGFINDTSSWGWRLAFLIQVPIIAVSGGLVAYLVRVPPKVSNKSLISRIDFLGAFFIVGFLVLTLLGLNAGGNLVRWTDPLVLTSIPLGVAMLFALVWWEGRVKQPIIPVKLLVERTVAAACITNFCCSMVMMMTMFYVPLYLQVLGYTPTQSAYRILASSVGVSFASVGSGLIMKQTGKYVGLGRIVLSVYTIAIALNTLLDQYTPPWIPFVSMTLHGAGYGAMLTVTLLGCIAAVEHSQQAVITSATYAFRSVGTTLGITVASAVYQNILKAKLWERFGDLPGAAEEISRIRDDLGELGRLPEGWHDGVIASFMEAFRGVWLTALGLTVIALISVSLMKQHKLHSTLTRQEE, encoded by the exons ATGTCTTCCAgtcacccaccacaaccggCAGCGTCTGCCCTTCCCGCCGGCGGCCTCAATGTTCTTTCACCAGCGCCAATACAAACCGAATCCAGCCCTCTGCTCCCCAAGCCGCCATcagcttcctcatcctcctcagaaGCTGTCAGCGAGGCCGGCACCGAAACAGAAGAATCCACACTCATAGCCCAGCCACTTTCTCCCGCCAGACTCTACATAACTCTCACCTCATCCTACCTGGGCGTCTTCCTCGGCGCAGTGGACGCCTCTATCATTGTCACTTTGTCTGGACCCATCGCCTCAGAGTTCCAGTCCCTGTCACTGTTATCATGGCTTGCGGCATCATACCTCATCGCCAATGCTGCTTGTCAGCCCCTGTCGGGTAGACTCACCGATATCTTTGGTCGTGGGCCGGGACTCGTCTTCTCCAACTTGATGTTCGGCCTTGGTAACCTCATTTGTGGGTTGGCAAAGAATGAACAGCAAATCATCCTCGGACGAGTCATCTCTGGAGTGGGAGGCGGTGGGCTCATGAGCATCAGCACTTTCCTCGCTACGGATCTGGTTCCATTGAAGAAAAGAGGCGTGGTGCAAGGGCTGGGGAACATTGCTTATGGCACAGGCGCTATGCTGGGTGGCGTATTTGGCGGTTTCATCAACGACACTTCGTCCTGGGGCTGGAGGCTGGCTTTTTTGATCCAGGTCCCGATCATTGCTGTCAGTGGTGGATTGGTGGCTTATCTGGTGAGGGTGCCGCCCAAAGTATCCAACAAGAGCTTGATCTCGAGGATCGACTTCCTGGGTGCCTTCTTTATCGTCGGGttcttggtcttgacgcTGCTCGGGCTTAATGCCGGCGGGAATTTGGTTAGGTGGACGGATCCATTGGTCTTGACGAGCATTCCGCTGGGTGTCGCAATGCTCTTTGccttggtgtggtgggaAGGCAGGGTGAAGCAACCGATTATCCCGGTGAAGCTATTGGTTGAAAGGACTGTTGCTGCAGCGTGTATCACGAATTTTTGCTG CtccatggtgatgatgatgaccatGTTCTATGTTCCACTGTATCTCCAGGTCCTTGGCTACACCCCCACACAATCCGCATATCGCATCCTCGCATCTTCGGTCGGCGTCTCGTTCGCGTCGGTCGGCAGCGGGTTGATCATGAAGCAAACTGGCAAGTATGTCGGCCTGGGCAGAATTGTCTTGTCAGTGTACACGATCGCCATTGCTCTCAACACATTGCTGGACCAGTACACGCCACCTTGGATCCCGTTTGTTTCCATGACCCTCCACGGTGCTGGATACGGTGCTATGCTTACTGTTACCCTCCTTGGCTGTATCGCTGCTGTTGAACACTCGCAGCAGGCCGTGATCACGAGCGCTACGTATGCCTTCCGGTCGGTAGGCACCACGCTCGGCATCACTGTCGCATCGGCCGTCTATCAGAACATCCTGAAGGCAAAGCTGTGGGAAAGATTCGGTGACCTGCCCGGTGCAGCTGAGGAGATCAGCCGAATCCGTGATGATCTTGGGGAGTTGGGCCGGTTGCCTGAGGGTTGGCACGATGGTGTAATTGCGTCGTTTATGGAGGCGTTCAGAGGAGTCTGGCTGACTGCGCTTGGCTTGACTGTCATTGCTCTGATCAGTGTCTCCTTGATGAAGCAGCATAAGCTGCACTCGACGTTAACCAGGCAGGAGGAATAG